One Hippocampus zosterae strain Florida chromosome 4, ASM2543408v3, whole genome shotgun sequence genomic window carries:
- the c4h15orf48 gene encoding normal mucosa of esophagus-specific gene 1 protein codes for MRGFFQMLKKKKELIPLIGFMAFAATGATMASIYFLFTKSDVILNKTSNPEPWERVDPSQPQKLITINQQWKPVKELELVKSLSK; via the exons ATGAGAGGATTTTTCCAAatgttgaagaagaaaaaagag CTGATCCCGCTGATTGGGTTCATGGCTTTCGCCGCGACCGGAGCCACCATGGCATCCATCTACTTTCTTTTCACCAAATCTGATGTCAT TTTGAATAAGACCTCCAATCCAGAACCATGGGAGAGAGTGGATCCATCCCAACCCCAAAAG CTCATCACCATCAACCAGCAGTGGAAGCCAGTGAAGGagctggagttggtgaaaaGTCTCAGCAAGTGA
- the spata5l1 gene encoding spermatogenesis-associated protein 5-like protein 1 isoform X2, producing MMTSLKLLSVDPSDRGSQRCRLGPGLMTALGFSVGSPVLVSLPGGSCLCIAWPRPDLAEGFLQVDMKCCSPYLLRHSPSRLTLDPEQVTLVPCPKLKGMTISVVVQSVEFKRNTSPRFVHELVKDMLKGAFVHKEHVINMEDFDMDIRYVVIKNIYPDSNTAGLVTSKTNVEIADIQTVRHFKSHLQGQVTVPLGGLEEVCTSLREMLQLPLLYPGTLGSLGVSCHKGVLLVGPPGVGKTQLVRKVVGEVGASLVVVRGPEVVRSRPGESEEMLRGVFNQACAAAEEGPCVLFLEELDSLFPRRSSSSAPENRLVAQLLTLMDGVDRSDRFLVIGATNRPDSLDPALRRPGRFDREVIIGPPTLRQRAAILSVLCEKMPVCSSVDLMELAQRTTGYVGSDLGALCREAAMHAMRENAKGSGEQTVALKHFLVALKLVRPSCLRSSLGRTDLAPVAWEQIGGLDDIKLKLRQSIEWPLMYPEAFSRLGLCRPRGVLLYGPPGCAKTTLVRAAASASNCTFLSVSGADLYSPYVGDSEKALSQLFRQARACAPCVLFLDEIDSVIGSRCNGQAPSSVQTRLLSVLLNEMDGVGLKTLERMGTPKILQVEGAEENQTAEQMSSQDVCNKDVMVVAATNRPDCLDSALLRPGRLDHILYVPPPDQQARLAILKVCTKSMPVAPDVCLDELVAETDLYSGADLENLCKEAALLALEENMEASSIKHVHFLQSLKKTKPSLTVQQIQTYQIASCKKM from the exons ATGATGACGTCTCTGAAGCTTTTGTCAGTTGACCCATCAGATCGAGGCTCGCAAAGATGCAGGCTGGGTCCAGGTTTGATGACAGCGCTGGGCTTCAGTGTGGGCTCCCCGGTGCTGGTGTCCCTCCCTGGGGGTAGCTGCCTGTGCATCGCGTGGCCAAGGCCTGACTTGGCTGAAGGCTTCCTGCAGGTGGACATGAAGTGCTGCTCCCCATATCTCCTCAGGCATTCCCCTTCACGCCTCACCTTGGATCCTGAGCAAGTCACACTCGTCCCGTGTCCCAAACTAAAAGGAATGACGATAAGCGTGGTCGTCCAAAGTGTTGAATTTAAGAGAAACACTTCACCTCGTTTTGTTCATGAGCTTGTGAAAGACATGCTGAAAGGTGCCTTCGTGCATAAAGAGCATGTCATAAACATGGAGGACTTTGATATGGACATCCGATATGTTGTCATTAAAAACATCTATCCAGATTCTAACACAGCTGGACTTGTCACTTCCAAAACTAATGTGGAGATTGCTGATATCCAAACTGTCAGGCACTTCAAGAGCCATCTGCAGGGGCAAGTCACTGTGCCTCTCGGGGGTCTGGAGGAG GTGTGCACATCGCTCAGAGAGATGCTGCAGCTGCCGCTTCTCTATCCAGGCACCCTGGGTTCTCTTGGGGTGTCATGTCACAAAGGTGTGCTGCTCGTGGGCCCTCCAGGTGTCGGAAAGACACAACTGGTTCGCAAAGTGGTTGGAGAAGTGGGAGCCAGCCTTGTTGTGGTCAGAGGACCTGAG GTTGTGCGTTCCCGCCCAGGGGAGAGTGAGGAGATGTTGCGAGGTGTGTTCAACCAGGCTTGCGCCGCAGCAGAGGAGGGTCCATGCGTCCTCTTTTTGGAAGAGTTGGACTCTCTTTTCCCAAGAAGAAGTAGCTCATCCGCACCTGAGAACCGCCTCGTGGCTCAGCTCCTCACGCTGATGGACGGGGTGGACCGATCGGATCGCTTCCTCGTCATCGGTGCCACCAACCGGCCGGACAGCTTAGACCCCGCCCTGCGCAGGCCTGGAAGATTTGAcagagaa GTTATCATCGGGCCTCCTACCTTGCGCCAGAGAGCAGCTATCTTGTCTGTTCTATGTGAAAAGATGCCGGTGTGTTCCAGTGTGGATTTAATGGAGCTGGCACAGAGAACCACAGGTTATGTCGGGTCAGACCTCGGCGCACTCTGCAGGGAGGCCGCCATGCACGCTATGCGGGAAAATGCAAAG GGTTCAGGGGAGCAGACGGTGGCACTGAAACATTTCCTTGTGGCCCTCAAGCTGGTGCGGCCGTCCTGCCTACGAAGCAGCCTGGGCCGGACGGATCTTGCTCCCGTGGCCTGGGAGCAGATCGGAGGTCTGGATGACATCAAACTGAAACTGAGACAG AGTATCGAGTGGCCACTGATGTACCCCGAAGCCTTCTCCCGCCTGGGTCTGTGTCGCCCCCGTGGCGTCCTTCTCTATGGGCCCCCAGGGTGTGCCAAGACGACACTGGTCCGAGCGGCAGCCTCGGCCTCAAATTGTACCTTCCTCTCTGTCAGTGGCGCTGACCTCTATTCGCCCTACGTGGGAGACTCGGAGAAGGCTTTGTCACAG CTGTTTCGTCAAGCGCGGGCCTGCGCTCCATGCGTCCTTTTCCTGGATGAGATCGACTCTGTGATCGGCTCGCGTTGCAACGGTCAAGCGCCTAGCAGCGTTCAGACTCGACTCTTGTCCGTGCTTCTCAATGAGATGGACGGCGTCGGCCTGAAGACGCTTGAAAGGATGGGGACGCCAAAGATCCTCCAGGTCGAGGGAGCAGAGGAAAATCAGACTGCAGAACAG ATGAGCAGCCAGGACGTGTGCAACAAAGACGTGATGGTTGTAGCAGCCACAAACCGACCCGACTGTCTGGACAGTGCCCTTCTGAGGCCTGGCAGACTGGACCACATTCTTTATGTGCCACCACCAGATCAACAG GCCCGTCTCGCCATCCTGAAGGTGTGCACAAAATCCATGCCTGTGGCTCCTGATGTGTGTTTGGACGAGCTGGTTGCTGAAACCGATCTTTACTCTGGGGCTGACCTGGAAAACCTTTGTAAAGAG GCTGCTCTGCTGGCGTTAGAAGAAAACATGGAAGCGTCGAGCATCAAACATGTGCACTTCCTGCAGTCTCTCAAGAAAACCAAGCCGTCCCTCACAGTCCAGCAAATCCAAACATACCAAATAGCATCTTGTAAGAAAATGTAA
- the spata5l1 gene encoding spermatogenesis-associated protein 5-like protein 1 isoform X1, whose amino-acid sequence MMTSLKLLSVDPSDRGSQRCRLGPGLMTALGFSVGSPVLVSLPGGSCLCIAWPRPDLAEGFLQVDMKCCSPYLLRHSPSRLTLDPEQVTLVPCPKLKGMTISVVVQSVEFKRNTSPRFVHELVKDMLKGAFVHKEHVINMEDFDMDIRYVVIKNIYPDSNTAGLVTSKTNVEIADIQTVRHFKSHLQGQVTVPLGGLEEVCTSLREMLQLPLLYPGTLGSLGVSCHKGVLLVGPPGVGKTQLVRKVVGEVGASLVVVRGPEVNCFQTLSTVSPIYQWIGMFQVVRSRPGESEEMLRGVFNQACAAAEEGPCVLFLEELDSLFPRRSSSSAPENRLVAQLLTLMDGVDRSDRFLVIGATNRPDSLDPALRRPGRFDREVIIGPPTLRQRAAILSVLCEKMPVCSSVDLMELAQRTTGYVGSDLGALCREAAMHAMRENAKGSGEQTVALKHFLVALKLVRPSCLRSSLGRTDLAPVAWEQIGGLDDIKLKLRQSIEWPLMYPEAFSRLGLCRPRGVLLYGPPGCAKTTLVRAAASASNCTFLSVSGADLYSPYVGDSEKALSQLFRQARACAPCVLFLDEIDSVIGSRCNGQAPSSVQTRLLSVLLNEMDGVGLKTLERMGTPKILQVEGAEENQTAEQMSSQDVCNKDVMVVAATNRPDCLDSALLRPGRLDHILYVPPPDQQARLAILKVCTKSMPVAPDVCLDELVAETDLYSGADLENLCKEAALLALEENMEASSIKHVHFLQSLKKTKPSLTVQQIQTYQIASCKKM is encoded by the exons ATGATGACGTCTCTGAAGCTTTTGTCAGTTGACCCATCAGATCGAGGCTCGCAAAGATGCAGGCTGGGTCCAGGTTTGATGACAGCGCTGGGCTTCAGTGTGGGCTCCCCGGTGCTGGTGTCCCTCCCTGGGGGTAGCTGCCTGTGCATCGCGTGGCCAAGGCCTGACTTGGCTGAAGGCTTCCTGCAGGTGGACATGAAGTGCTGCTCCCCATATCTCCTCAGGCATTCCCCTTCACGCCTCACCTTGGATCCTGAGCAAGTCACACTCGTCCCGTGTCCCAAACTAAAAGGAATGACGATAAGCGTGGTCGTCCAAAGTGTTGAATTTAAGAGAAACACTTCACCTCGTTTTGTTCATGAGCTTGTGAAAGACATGCTGAAAGGTGCCTTCGTGCATAAAGAGCATGTCATAAACATGGAGGACTTTGATATGGACATCCGATATGTTGTCATTAAAAACATCTATCCAGATTCTAACACAGCTGGACTTGTCACTTCCAAAACTAATGTGGAGATTGCTGATATCCAAACTGTCAGGCACTTCAAGAGCCATCTGCAGGGGCAAGTCACTGTGCCTCTCGGGGGTCTGGAGGAG GTGTGCACATCGCTCAGAGAGATGCTGCAGCTGCCGCTTCTCTATCCAGGCACCCTGGGTTCTCTTGGGGTGTCATGTCACAAAGGTGTGCTGCTCGTGGGCCCTCCAGGTGTCGGAAAGACACAACTGGTTCGCAAAGTGGTTGGAGAAGTGGGAGCCAGCCTTGTTGTGGTCAGAGGACCTGAGGTAAACTGCTTTCAAACTCTATCTACGGTATCTCCTATCTACCAATGGATTGGGATGTTCCAGGTTGTGCGTTCCCGCCCAGGGGAGAGTGAGGAGATGTTGCGAGGTGTGTTCAACCAGGCTTGCGCCGCAGCAGAGGAGGGTCCATGCGTCCTCTTTTTGGAAGAGTTGGACTCTCTTTTCCCAAGAAGAAGTAGCTCATCCGCACCTGAGAACCGCCTCGTGGCTCAGCTCCTCACGCTGATGGACGGGGTGGACCGATCGGATCGCTTCCTCGTCATCGGTGCCACCAACCGGCCGGACAGCTTAGACCCCGCCCTGCGCAGGCCTGGAAGATTTGAcagagaa GTTATCATCGGGCCTCCTACCTTGCGCCAGAGAGCAGCTATCTTGTCTGTTCTATGTGAAAAGATGCCGGTGTGTTCCAGTGTGGATTTAATGGAGCTGGCACAGAGAACCACAGGTTATGTCGGGTCAGACCTCGGCGCACTCTGCAGGGAGGCCGCCATGCACGCTATGCGGGAAAATGCAAAG GGTTCAGGGGAGCAGACGGTGGCACTGAAACATTTCCTTGTGGCCCTCAAGCTGGTGCGGCCGTCCTGCCTACGAAGCAGCCTGGGCCGGACGGATCTTGCTCCCGTGGCCTGGGAGCAGATCGGAGGTCTGGATGACATCAAACTGAAACTGAGACAG AGTATCGAGTGGCCACTGATGTACCCCGAAGCCTTCTCCCGCCTGGGTCTGTGTCGCCCCCGTGGCGTCCTTCTCTATGGGCCCCCAGGGTGTGCCAAGACGACACTGGTCCGAGCGGCAGCCTCGGCCTCAAATTGTACCTTCCTCTCTGTCAGTGGCGCTGACCTCTATTCGCCCTACGTGGGAGACTCGGAGAAGGCTTTGTCACAG CTGTTTCGTCAAGCGCGGGCCTGCGCTCCATGCGTCCTTTTCCTGGATGAGATCGACTCTGTGATCGGCTCGCGTTGCAACGGTCAAGCGCCTAGCAGCGTTCAGACTCGACTCTTGTCCGTGCTTCTCAATGAGATGGACGGCGTCGGCCTGAAGACGCTTGAAAGGATGGGGACGCCAAAGATCCTCCAGGTCGAGGGAGCAGAGGAAAATCAGACTGCAGAACAG ATGAGCAGCCAGGACGTGTGCAACAAAGACGTGATGGTTGTAGCAGCCACAAACCGACCCGACTGTCTGGACAGTGCCCTTCTGAGGCCTGGCAGACTGGACCACATTCTTTATGTGCCACCACCAGATCAACAG GCCCGTCTCGCCATCCTGAAGGTGTGCACAAAATCCATGCCTGTGGCTCCTGATGTGTGTTTGGACGAGCTGGTTGCTGAAACCGATCTTTACTCTGGGGCTGACCTGGAAAACCTTTGTAAAGAG GCTGCTCTGCTGGCGTTAGAAGAAAACATGGAAGCGTCGAGCATCAAACATGTGCACTTCCTGCAGTCTCTCAAGAAAACCAAGCCGTCCCTCACAGTCCAGCAAATCCAAACATACCAAATAGCATCTTGTAAGAAAATGTAA